A region from the Candidatus Acetothermia bacterium genome encodes:
- a CDS encoding nodulation protein NfeD, which translates to MKRWLFIAIFLAGSFGVVQGTPEVWLLRIEGEIGRGTVSYVRAGLAQAAAAGAAAAILEFSTPGGYLDAASAARDVILDAPLPTIAYVHREAFSAGALLAIACGRIYFDPAGVMGAATPVYFEDSQMREAPEKTVSAVRKLFKATAEARGRPPEVAEAMVDRDVVIPNLVERGKLLTLTANEAAQWGYSDGEVADLGGLLVAAGLPGAAVVRFSPRWVDSLAATLTSPWVAAILITVGVLGLIVEALTPGFGLPGTVGIGCLGLFFWAHYFVGLAGWESLVFFVGGAVAMLLEVFVFTASDFGLAGLLGLVLIGLGFYTAMVGPFTRPDEALGAVGAVSGGLVAAVVGVAVLLTRLPKSRLRLGGVILSSTITGRATDRGTAPAPASPWVGRRGVAASDLHPVGVGDFGGERVDVTCEEGFLPKGTAIVVVRDEGYRKVVRRIEGGE; encoded by the coding sequence GTGAAGAGATGGTTGTTCATCGCGATTTTCCTCGCCGGTTCCTTCGGGGTCGTCCAGGGCACGCCTGAGGTCTGGCTCCTTCGGATCGAAGGCGAGATCGGGCGGGGCACGGTGTCCTACGTGCGGGCCGGGCTCGCCCAGGCCGCGGCGGCGGGGGCGGCCGCGGCGATCCTGGAGTTCTCCACCCCCGGCGGGTATCTCGATGCCGCCTCCGCCGCCCGTGACGTGATCCTGGACGCCCCTCTTCCCACCATCGCCTACGTCCACCGGGAGGCGTTCTCCGCCGGGGCCCTCCTCGCCATCGCCTGTGGGCGGATCTACTTCGACCCGGCCGGGGTGATGGGCGCGGCAACCCCGGTGTACTTCGAGGACAGCCAGATGCGGGAGGCCCCGGAGAAGACCGTGTCCGCGGTGCGCAAGCTTTTCAAGGCCACGGCCGAGGCCAGGGGGCGCCCGCCGGAGGTGGCGGAGGCGATGGTGGACCGGGACGTGGTGATCCCGAACCTCGTGGAGCGGGGCAAGCTCCTCACCCTGACCGCGAATGAAGCCGCCCAGTGGGGGTACTCCGACGGCGAGGTGGCCGACCTCGGTGGGCTCCTTGTGGCGGCGGGCCTTCCCGGGGCGGCGGTGGTCCGGTTTTCCCCGCGCTGGGTGGACTCCCTGGCGGCCACCCTGACCTCGCCGTGGGTGGCGGCGATCCTCATCACCGTCGGGGTGTTGGGCCTGATCGTGGAGGCGCTCACCCCCGGGTTCGGCCTTCCCGGAACGGTGGGCATCGGCTGCCTCGGGCTCTTCTTCTGGGCCCACTACTTCGTCGGCCTCGCCGGATGGGAGTCGCTGGTGTTCTTCGTCGGGGGCGCGGTGGCGATGCTCCTAGAAGTATTCGTGTTCACCGCCAGCGACTTCGGCCTGGCCGGGCTCCTGGGTCTCGTGCTGATCGGCCTTGGGTTCTACACGGCCATGGTCGGGCCGTTCACCCGGCCCGACGAGGCGCTCGGGGCGGTGGGGGCGGTATCGGGGGGCCTGGTGGCGGCGGTGGTGGGGGTGGCCGTCCTCCTCACCCGGCTTCCCAAGAGCCGCCTGCGGCTAGGCGGGGTGATCCTGTCCTCGACGATCACCGGCCGGGCCACGGACCGGGGAACCGCCCCGGCCCCAGCCAGCCCATGGGTCGGCCGGCGCGGCGTAGCGGCAAGCGACCTCCACCCGGTGGGGGTGGGGGACTTCGGTGGGGAGCGGGTGGACGTGACGTGCGAGGAGGGGTTCCTCCCTAAGGGGACCGCCATCGTGGTGGTCAGGGACGAGGGCTACCGCAAGGTGGTCCGTCGAATCGAAGGAGGGGAGTGA
- a CDS encoding DUF2007 domain-containing protein, with the protein MEEHGRMVIVASFGRPGDAHLARMELEAEGIQAFVLDEHAISTNPFYAPALGGVKVAVREEDAARARAILGKEAG; encoded by the coding sequence GTGGAGGAACACGGACGGATGGTGATCGTGGCCAGCTTTGGCCGACCGGGGGATGCGCATTTGGCGCGGATGGAGCTCGAGGCGGAGGGGATCCAGGCGTTCGTCCTTGACGAGCATGCGATCTCCACGAACCCGTTCTACGCCCCGGCCCTGGGCGGGGTGAAGGTGGCGGTGCGGGAGGAGGACGCGGCTCGGGCGCGGGCGATCCTGGGGAAGGAAGCGGGGTGA